The nucleotide window ACCAGGGCTCGTACCTGATCGTGCGCCACCACCAGCCCCTGCTGCCCGGCGGCACCCAGAGCCTGCCGGGCCTGATCCTGGACGTGCCGGCCGGGAACAACATCATCGAGCTGCACCTGCGCCGCGCGCTGCTGTCACAGGTGGGCCTCGCGGTCAGCGACCTGCGGCTGGTCGGCTCGCACGCCGGCCGGGGCGTGCAGAGCGGCCGGGGCGACGCCCGACTGAACCTGATCTTCGGCACGCAGTACTGCTCGGGCATCCTCAATCCCCAGCCGGACGTGCTCTCGGGCGCCGAGTGGCTGCCCAGCCACGAGTTCGGGGAATACAGCGGCGCGCCGGAGTGGCTGCAGGGCGCCATCCGCGAGTTCGAGACCGTGACCGTGCCGCCCACCGCCCGCACCCCCGGCATGCCCCTCCCGTCGTTCTTCCGCCGCCGCCAGGGCTGACGGCCGCGCCCGGCCCGGTGCCGCGGGCGGGCGTCTGGTACTCTCCTCCGGGCCCCGCGACCCCTGCGCTCGCCCCGGCCCGGAGGACTCCATGACCACCCTGCCCGCCCGGGGGCGCCCGGCCCCGCTGCCCCTCGTCCTGATCGGCCTGTACGCGCTGAGCATCCTGCTCGCCAACATCCTGCTCAACAAGTTCATTCCGCTGCCGGTGTACGGCCTGCTGAGCGTTGGCACGGTGTTCTTCGCGGCGGTGTTCACGCTGCGCGACCGCATTCACCGCGCGGGCGGCCTGCGGGCGGTGTACATCGCCATCGCTGCGGCCCTGATCGTGAATACGGTCGCCACCGTCCTGACCGGCACGCCGTGGCGCTTCATCGGCGCGAGCTTCCTGGCGATCCTGGTCGGGGAACTCGCGGACACGGCCGTGTACCAGCGGCTGACCCGGCGCTCGTGGTGGACGCGGGTGCTCGCCAGCAACGCCGTGAGCGTCCCGCTGGACAGCGTGCTGTTCAACCTGCTGGCCTTCGGCGGCGACATGCCCGGCAGCCAGATCGCGCAGATCATCTACGCGGACATCGTGGCGAAGTACGTGATCGCCGCACTGTTTGCCCTGCGGGTGCGGCACGTGACGCGCCGCGCCGCGTAGCCGGGACGCGCCCGCGCTACCAGCCCTCGATCTGCCGCCCCGCCTCGAAGGCCGCGACGCCCGCCGCCACCGACAGGTTCAGGCTGCGGCCCCCGCCCGGCTGCGGGAGTTTCAGGGCCGGCAGGGCGCCGCGCAGCCACTCTGGCAGGCCGCGCGACTCGGGGCCGAACAGCAGGTAATCGCCGCGCGCAAAGCCCGCCCGCGTGTGCAGCACGGTCGCGTGCGTGCTGAAGGCCCACACCCGCGCGCCCGGCCCCAGCGTGCCCTGGAAGGCCGTCCAGTTGGCGTGCTCGTGCAGCGTGACGCCCTGCAGGTAGTCCATCACGGCGCGCCGGAACTCGCGGTCGTGCAGGTGGAAGCCGAAGGGGCGGATCAGGTGCAGGTCCGCGCCCAGCACCGCGCAGGTGCG belongs to Deinococcus metalli and includes:
- a CDS encoding VUT family protein, whose translation is MTTLPARGRPAPLPLVLIGLYALSILLANILLNKFIPLPVYGLLSVGTVFFAAVFTLRDRIHRAGGLRAVYIAIAAALIVNTVATVLTGTPWRFIGASFLAILVGELADTAVYQRLTRRSWWTRVLASNAVSVPLDSVLFNLLAFGGDMPGSQIAQIIYADIVAKYVIAALFALRVRHVTRRAA
- a CDS encoding tRNA (cytidine(34)-2'-O)-methyltransferase, translating into MTGPLLHVVLFEPEKAGNVGNVARTCAVLGADLHLIRPFGFHLHDREFRRAVMDYLQGVTLHEHANWTAFQGTLGPGARVWAFSTHATVLHTRAGFARGDYLLFGPESRGLPEWLRGALPALKLPQPGGGRSLNLSVAAGVAAFEAGRQIEGW